ccccaaccTTTTGAGctcaatgttatttatttatttgtttattattattttcaacagtGAAGATgaatactgaagacatcaaaactatgaaagaacacatacagaattatgtagtaaaaagagaaaaagtgttaaacaaaccagaatatatttcatatttaagattctttcttttgttataaaataaaagatatacataGTACGATGCAAAAGTTGGCAGTGGCCCAACCAGAGCCATAAcagtctttttcttctttactcGCTAACCTTGATGCCAGATCTGGCCCTGAGATGTTTCCACAGTCTGaacacgtgtgtgtttgtgcagtttTGTTCTGTTCTGCAGAGCGAGATGCAGCTCAGAAGAAGGAGGACGACTGTGAGTGGACCATCTCTCTGCAGACTCACACGGACGGCTTGGACGATGCCTGTCCTCCCGTCCAGGTCCTGAGTCTGGACCAGAGGCAGCCTTCCCCCGATGCTTCAGCTCAGGCCGACAGCTCCACGCTGCCCTCCTCTGCTCCACAGGTCACACAGCCTTCTCCTGTCTGTAATAATGTGTGCGGAGCCAGCTGAGCGACTCCAgcgtttgacctctgacctgtttaacccttaataggacactcattgaaatacttgcaaattccaaatttcaaccctagagaatattggaggatattacatacggccagaatgtgtaaaaaaacacatggacccagggggagggggtaatattttgaggaaaaagtttatgagattaaagtggtgaatctgcgtgaaaacagttgctttttttccacttttctcttgtaaatctgcgacttttttagtgcagatttgccactttaaatctcttaaaactgtaactttttttcttgtagacaCAGACAAAAGGCTGGCTCTGTGAATAATACTCTACATTGTGTAGAATGGGAACGGAGCAGAAACAGCCTCAGATTAGAGAAACATAATTCATTatcatgtatttgtgtgttaagTACCAAActcaataatacaataatttagTGACGAGATTTGATTAATCGTTGAGCATATATTCTTAAAGTTCtaataacaaaatattttatgtggcactcacaaaaaatgtgcacgttgcagaataaaatatgtaaaaagcaacagatgaatgaattaataacaagaatcaactttttaaagatgttttttttctggcatttcttttgcaaaacaataaataatatgataCACTAACAGCATAAAACCTAGAGATGGAATGTTCCTGTctgattctttctttcttttgagcTGTTTATCAGTCTCTGTCCACTTTGACCTGAAGTCCTGCTTGTCCCTTGTTGTCCTGCAGGTGAAGCAGGAGGTCCAGGAGcagccagaggaggaggaggaggtgatctGCATCAAGGAGGAgccggaggaggagcaggaggtgatGGCCTCTCTACTGCTGGACTGTCAGCTGCAGCAGGGTCACGCTCCAGAGGCCCAGGTGAGACCCGCTCACCGAGTCAGCGTCCTCGTATCTGTGAACGTTCTTTCTAACTTGTTATTTATAGATGAAGAATGTCCGTTCTCTGACGTCAGTCCTTCTGAAACAGAatcacagtttctttctgcagcagcagagtcaAATCTGTCAGAGATCACTGTTAGTGTCTCTGCACATGGGAGGTTGAAACTGACCAGGAGTCGCTTTTAAAACTGCAGCGTACGAACAAAACAGGGTCTGAAACACAAAAGTTCAGATGTGTGGTGGCCTTTTACTTACTTGTTATTTTTAACTGCTAAAACTCTGATGCCTAATTAAAATTGACTTGAGAGTCAATAAGTTAAATCCACGTTGTAGAAACATGATATTTAATACAGCACGGtccttaaaaatgtatatacagttCTTCGCAGAATTGTTCTCatagtaaacacacacacagcagtgaaAGGAGGAAAAGTGCCCCAAAGTGAAGTCCAtctgctctctctccttttcctccagAACCAGTTTTTTCCCCATCTTACTTCATAACTCAACCTCCCATTACATCTCCAGCAACGTGATTTCAgccatgtagaacctgataatgtaataaaaatctgcacttgagtccattgaaaatgtaataaaacctgataatgtaataacttcccgatactgtaataaagtgcattttccaataatgtaatacactttttaccaataatgtaataaagtataacatcaatgggaggttattacattatcaggttagccttcatttcgcaagtcctgataatgtaataattccccaatattgtaataatttaacagcagaccacccattacttgggttcaagtggtgatactgtgtatcaactctagctcaagagctctagcgccaccaacaggtcaaagtggaatgtttattaacttttgacccgttcatccgtttttcaccaacgaggtatccatgacaacacgaatgcattcaacagcttcttgaaatctaaaggtgcttggtgttatactttatcacattattggtaaaaagtgtattaaattattgggaaatgcactttattacattatcgggaagttattacattgtcaggttttattacattttcaatggactcaagcgcagatttttattacattatcggggttattacattatcgtgaatttattacattatcaggttctacaagccatGTCTTCAGATTTTGCACAAGAGATTGCAACAACAAGATTGCATTTCCAGATGTTTTTGGTCTGGTGTTTTTCAAGTGGGTGTGTGTAACAAAGAACTGAGAACTCAAGACGTTTACCTTGACTAAGGACAGAGAGCAAGTTATTACTCTTCTGATATGTTTAAAGCCCCTGATAATATAGAATTGCATGATATAGCTTTCCTTACACAATATCTATATCTAATCTATGTGTGATATGTTTTtaaaccacaacaaaacaaacctgaCTGGAGAAAGTGGCTCCTGTCAGTAAACCCTGACACACGTACAAACATCACAGAGACGCCTCAGCATTCATGGCATGTTTTGCAGCCGAGAGAACTAAGAAGCCTTCAGGATTACACTGAtcatctgtttctgtgtgttcctgcaggttcagAGGTCAGTGACAGAGAGCTCAGGGcttcttctctctgcagcctgcagctcagCCGGACCAAACGCCTGTGAGTAGATTTGTGTGAGAGAGTCAGGCCTCTGAGTTCATGCTGCTTTTAAGGGCCGAGGACAATTTCTTGCATTTGCATTCTTGACTGCGGTTCCCCTGAATCAGCGTCCTGATATATCGATCTACCTGATCTGCTGCCAGTGAGCCTCTGttgaatgtttacatttttcaaaacagTTCAAGAAAGGTTATTTTATTCCTGCTCTTCAGAAAACATCACGCCAAAATTTAGAAATGTACCAAACTGCATATTTTGTGTGCCATTAACAGGGCTCTTGAATGTTATGGTTGGGCTTTTGGGTTTTAAACAAAGTGCTTTAAACGTAGGGTAAATAGGAAGCCAATTATAAATACAAACGCATTTTGATGAAACtttgttgtgttgttattgtatcCTTCAATAGAACACTGTCACAGAACATAACTTGTATCGTTTGTTTGTAGCACAGAAACATCTGATTTAATGTGATAAGAAACACAAAGTCTGTGTGTACTGTTCATAGGTGTAATTgaccacagctgtaaggttgaaaagtgcttgaatgtGGCACAGGAACCCTGCAGTACAGCCCTAAcctcagactgtgtgtgtgtatgtttgttgtCAGATCTGCTGCCTCAGCCGGTGGCGTCGCTGCAGTCGATGGTGGTGCAGCCCTCGGGCGTGCCCCCCCGCCAGGCGGTGCGTCCCTGGAACAAAGACCTGAGCCTGTACGAAGAGTACAAGCTGCGGCGGAACGAGCTGCGCAGGAGAAGCATCAACAGGCGCAGAGAGCTGGAGAAGGCGCTGCCGCAGCCACTGCTCGCTGACCTGGTCAGTTAACCTGCATGTCTCTGTCctctaatgcagtagttctcaacctttttgagacgcgacccccaatttaacatgcatgttgtccgcgacccccgctcactgaacacaatctcacacgcacagttcaggtcacccaaaaaagaaacaaaatgaccaaaagcaggaaacaaaatgaccaaaaaagacacaaattgaccagaaaagatacaaaatgaccaaaaaagacacaaaatgaccaaaaaagacacaaaatgaccaaaaaaagacacaaaatgaccaaaaaaaagacacaaaatgaccaaaaaaaggaaacaaaatgaccaaaaaagacacaaattgacctccagcattgattttttttttcgatATTTGAACGAAAGTCTAtactagacatttttttttacggtatttggacgacatactatagtatgactttttttacgATATTTGGATGACATAGTATTCTATGACATATTTCACGATATTTGGCCGACTTACTATAGGATgactttttttacaacatttggaCGATAAGTACGTCATTTGTATATTGGTAATGATGCTAATGCATATCTGTGACACAGAATCATAACCTACTGAAAGTTTACTGTGTTAATACATCCTGATGTGATGATCCTGTTGCTGTGTTGAAGGTGCGAGAGCGTCGGGAGAAAACGAGGCTGAGGGTGGCCCGGTGGAGAGCCAAGAGGAAGCTGCAGGCGTGTATCAACCAGGCTCAGGTCAGCCAGCATCACATGATGCAGAGGAAGTGTACTGTTAAGAAAACATTCTTCTCTGCAGGGAAAGGACATGTCTTTGTCTCAGTGGACTCCTAAGTGCTCAGAGTGCATTACACAGTTGAGTTGTGAATAATTAACAGGTACACTGCAAACCTCACTGTGTCCTGCAGGGATCACTTACACTGAAGGAGTCGTCCCGCACAGTGAGACACGCTGACATGTTTGTCTTGATGTTTTCCAGGTTCTGGGTGACGCTGCGTGTCTCTCTCAA
This sequence is a window from Centropristis striata isolate RG_2023a ecotype Rhode Island chromosome 10, C.striata_1.0, whole genome shotgun sequence. Protein-coding genes within it:
- the si:ch211-67e16.4 gene encoding uncharacterized protein si:ch211-67e16.4 isoform X3, with amino-acid sequence MDVSIAVSLIRGQMGAVVERAVNGAVETVLAEMLKVVGVKFEELKSQVALMKRDVTLLQREKAQKEKENDNIRAKLRYTELKLKYYRQGVEEELQQRASASTLVRIHPPGPLQSQRDAAGVSSTEMSPSYSTKSRSSEGQIRNSHERTSPHSTSRRDVRVHCHSDLGVASSDSSDLMLPVSLSVDTPSESLDSSTGTVLFCSAERDAAQKKEDDCEWTISLQTHTDGLDDACPPVQVLSLDQRQPSPDASAQADSSTLPSSAPQVKQEVQEQPEEEEEVICIKEEPEEEQEVMASLLLDCQLQQGHAPEAQVQRSVTESSGLLLSAACSSAGPNAYLLPQPVASLQSMVVQPSGVPPRQAVRPWNKDLSLYEEYKLRRNELRRRSINRRRELEKALPQPLLADLVRERREKTRLRVARWRAKRKLQACINQAQVSQHHMMQRKCTVKKTFFSAGKGHVFVSVDS